The Amycolatopsis coloradensis sequence CACGATCTGGCGGTGGTCGCCGAGGTCGCCGACCGGATCGCCGTGATGTACGCGGGCCGGATCGTCGAACAGGCCGACGTCACCGAGTTGTTCCGTTCGCCGGGGCATCCCTACACCGAGGCGCTGATGGCCTCGCTGCCGCGGCTCGACCTCAAAGGACAGACGCTGGAGACCATCAAGGGCCTGCCGCCGAGCCTGCTGAACGTCCCGCCCGGATGCCCGTTCCATCCGCGCTGCCCGCGGGCGGAAAGCCGGTGCGAGACCGAACGGCCGGCCCTGCACAGCCTCGGCTTCGGCAGGGTCAGCGCCTGCCACTTCGCCGACGAGGTGGTGGGCGACCGTGTCTGAGCCCATTCTGCGCGTCGAAAACCTGGTGAAGTACTTCCCGGTACGGGCCGGGATCCTCTTCAAACGCACCATCGGGCACGTGAAGGCCGTCGACGGCGTCTCCTTCGACCTCATGCCGGGCGAAACGCTCGGTGTGGTGGGGGAATCCGGTTGCGGCAAGTCCACTTTGGCCCAGGTGCTGATGCGGCTGGAAGAACCCACAGGCGGGCTCGCGACCTTCGAAGGCCGTGACATCTTCGCGTTGCGGGGAGCCGAACTGAGGAGGCTGCGGCGCGAGATCCAGATCGTGCTGCAGGATCCGTACACCTCGCTGAACCCGAGGATGACGGTCGGCGACATCATCGGCGAACCCTTCGAAATCCACACCGAGGTGGCGCCGAAGGGGTCGCGGGCGGCGAAGGTGCGGGAGCTGCTCGACGTCGTCGGGCTGAATCCCGAGCACATCAACCGCTATCCGCACCAATTCTCCGGCGGACAGCGTCAGCGCATCGGTATCGCGCGGGCGCTGGCGTTGCGGCCGAAGGTGATCATCTGCGACGAACCGGTTTCCGCACTCGACGTTTCGATCCAGGCGCAGGTGGTGAATCTGCTCGGTGATCTGCAGAAGGAATTCGGCCTTTCCTATGTGTTCATCGCACATGATCTGTCGGTTGTCCGCCATCTTTCCACGCGTGTGGCGGTGATGTACCTCGGCAAGATCGTGGAAATGGGGACCGAAGAGGAGATCTACGAGCGTCCGTCGCATCCCTACACGCAGGCGTTGCTGTCCGCGGTGCCGGTCGCGGACCCGGCGTTGCGCGGGCAGCGGCAGGTGATCCGGCTGGAAGGCGACGTGCCGAGCCCGCTGGAGCCGCCGTCGGGCTGCCGGTTCCGCACCCGGTGCTGGAAGGCGCAGGACGTTTGTGCCGATCAGGAACCAGAATTGATCACCCGGTCCGGCGGGCATTTGTCCGCCTGCCATTTCGCGGAGGAGAAAACCGTCGTCCCCTGACTTTCGTAGGGACTTCGTTGATACGTGGGGATCGTTCACGTAGTTTGCACGAATAGTTTTCTTCAGGAGGCAGGAAGTGAAAAAGCCCAGATCTCTCGTGATCGCGCTCGCGGTACCGCTGTTCGGCGCGATCGTCGCTGCTCCGGTGGCATCAGCGCAACCGGCGCTTTCCGGCGCCGCGACCGAATTCTCGGTCCTGGCCCGCGACGGCCAAAGTGTCGCTTCGGTGGAAAGGGCGGTCCGCGCCGCCGGGGGCACCGTCGTGACGAGCAACGCCGCGGTCGGCCTGATCACCGCGACCG is a genomic window containing:
- a CDS encoding dipeptide ABC transporter ATP-binding protein, which produces MSEPILRVENLVKYFPVRAGILFKRTIGHVKAVDGVSFDLMPGETLGVVGESGCGKSTLAQVLMRLEEPTGGLATFEGRDIFALRGAELRRLRREIQIVLQDPYTSLNPRMTVGDIIGEPFEIHTEVAPKGSRAAKVRELLDVVGLNPEHINRYPHQFSGGQRQRIGIARALALRPKVIICDEPVSALDVSIQAQVVNLLGDLQKEFGLSYVFIAHDLSVVRHLSTRVAVMYLGKIVEMGTEEEIYERPSHPYTQALLSAVPVADPALRGQRQVIRLEGDVPSPLEPPSGCRFRTRCWKAQDVCADQEPELITRSGGHLSACHFAEEKTVVP